Proteins encoded in a region of the Moritella marina ATCC 15381 genome:
- a CDS encoding M24 family metallopeptidase: MGIGIGGSTAELELAKLADMTAGVKAVSLQEFNARIVQAQAIMQREGINAIYLNAGTNLYYFTGMRWGAGERLVGAILPAIGDVQFIAPRFEQDTINEFMVVKGPLHCWHEHENPAQLFGEVLAQLNVTTGVVGIDEATAFFMFNNIRHANPQFEYIDAKAVTAGCRQQKSDTEIALLQRAKDMTLEVHKAAARILRLDICTTEVEEFIHQAHKVVGAPKGSYFCIVLFGKASSFPHGVKDPQFLKQDDVVLIDTGCQLQGYNSDITRTYVFGEASNEVRAAWLSEKNAQQAAFDAAQINVPCQEVDAAARVSLEADGFGPGYDLPGLPHRTGHGIGLDIHEWPYLVGNDTTPLAKGMCFSNEPMLVIPGKFGIRLEDHFYMTDAGPKWFTQPSHSIDDPFGYQA; the protein is encoded by the coding sequence ATTGGTATTGGTATTGGTGGTTCAACTGCTGAATTAGAATTAGCTAAATTGGCAGACATGACTGCTGGCGTTAAAGCCGTCTCGTTACAAGAATTTAATGCTCGTATCGTGCAAGCACAAGCCATTATGCAACGTGAAGGCATTAACGCTATTTATCTTAATGCGGGTACAAATTTGTATTATTTCACAGGCATGCGTTGGGGAGCAGGTGAACGATTAGTTGGCGCTATCCTACCTGCTATCGGTGATGTACAGTTTATCGCCCCGCGTTTTGAACAAGATACCATTAATGAATTTATGGTTGTAAAAGGTCCGCTACATTGCTGGCATGAGCATGAAAATCCAGCGCAGTTATTTGGTGAGGTACTTGCACAACTAAATGTAACAACCGGTGTTGTCGGTATTGATGAAGCAACTGCCTTCTTTATGTTTAACAATATTCGTCATGCTAATCCACAGTTTGAATATATCGATGCGAAAGCGGTAACTGCTGGTTGTCGTCAACAAAAGTCGGACACTGAAATTGCATTATTACAACGTGCAAAAGACATGACATTAGAAGTACATAAAGCCGCTGCACGTATTCTACGTTTAGACATTTGCACGACAGAAGTTGAAGAATTTATTCATCAAGCACACAAAGTGGTAGGCGCACCAAAGGGCTCTTATTTTTGTATTGTATTATTTGGTAAAGCAAGCTCGTTCCCACATGGCGTGAAAGATCCGCAATTCTTGAAACAAGATGATGTGGTATTGATTGATACCGGTTGTCAGCTACAAGGTTATAATTCTGATATTACCCGCACTTATGTATTTGGTGAAGCCAGTAATGAAGTGCGCGCTGCTTGGCTAAGTGAAAAAAATGCCCAGCAAGCCGCTTTTGATGCAGCGCAAATTAATGTGCCTTGTCAGGAGGTGGATGCTGCAGCACGAGTTTCACTGGAAGCGGATGGTTTTGGTCCGGGTTATGATTTACCGGGACTACCGCACCGTACTGGCCATGGTATTGGCTTAGATATTCACGAATGGCCCTATTTAGTGGGTAACGACACCACGCCGTTAGCGAAAGGTATGTGTTTCAGTAATGAACCTATGCTCGTTATTCCAGGTAAGTTCGGTATTCGTTTGGAAGATCATTTTTATATGACGGATGCGGGGCCAAAATGGTTTACTCAACCGTCACACTCGATTGATGACCCATTTGGTTACCAAGCTTAG